TGAAGCCTAAATTTTGTTTTCTCGTGCATCAGCTTTAAAACCGTCCCATAAGTAACCTgtttcattcattcaatttaattaatttatgaaacAAGGAAcaaggaaaatttttgaaataagtCAAAAAGGATTTTTGAAACCTGGACGTTTtgggaggaggaggaggaggcggCGGAGGCGGAGGAAGGAGAACCTTGATCGAAATCGAAAGCGAGGAAGAGGAAGAGAGCAAGACCAAAGAACCCCATCGCCATCAAGAACAGCAATCCGATGAACCAATTCTGTTGCCAAAATGGATAATCGACCTTCAGATCCTTCCTCAAATGTTCTCTTTGCTCAGCTTTGCTCGGACCACTATTTGTTGCAGACGACGAAGACTGTTTCCTACGAGAGACGGCTTGCGACCCCGACGACGCCACGGTGGAGGAAATTTGTTTCAGGTTCAACGGAAAATTAACTTCTTTGTCTTGTGAAATGGCATTTTAACGGATCTGGCTGGGAAATATGGGATCATATGCTATTGCAGGAAGGGGGAAGAACACTAAGAAGTTGGAAATTTTCTTCAACAGGTGACACGTTTGAGTGACATGATTTTCTCCAATAGGAACGTGACATTTGGAACAGTGATGACGTGGAGGGTTATGGGTGGGTGGAATTGGTTGTTAAGTGAACTCCTTTTCGGGTCGAAATCGGGTCTTCTAGGAAGCTTCCAAGCGAAAAcgatttctttttatatttatttctctACTTCAGTGAACCATAGCTTCGGGCTCTATTTGGGTTTGGGCTTTGCTTTTCAACAATAAAATTGTGAAACTCCAAACCGACGAATCTTTGTCCACAATctctattttacaaatatataacgTTAAGAGCACGCCAAGTTAGAAGAATATAACGTTAGAATCCTGTCTACTAAAGGGTACATTCTGTTAAAATGGCAAGTTATTCAATTTTTCTGACGTATATTGTGTTGAAGTGTCGAGATACAACCAAATGGGACATATTTTAAGTCACCTACCCACCCTGCCTCACTTAAACTCCCAAGTGTATGGCCCCAAATTGAAAGCGATCAAAATTTACACCTCAGACAAAGTCGTCTCCCTATAAAGCTTTTCTTGTTTTTCTGCGATTTTTACTGAAGAGGTTAATTGAGAGCAAGAACAATGGCGGAAACAGGGGTGTTTGCTGAGCTAGTTGATGGAGATGGTGTGTTCAAGTATTACTCATCTGGGGAGTGGAAAAAGTCATCTTCAGGGAAGTCGGTGCCAATCATCAATCCAACCACTAGACAGCCTCACTTCAAAGTCCAAGGTGATATAACGATTGTGTTTCACTTTTTCCTCACTTCTTACTTCATTGATGACCACTTCAAAGTCAACGCTAGGGCATGAACATGATCGTTACatatcttcaattttttttctttctacatGATTTGGAACAGCGTGTACTCAGGAAGAAGTAAACAAGTTGATGGAGGAAGCTAAAACAGCTCAAAAGTCATGGGCTAAAACTCCACTTTGGAAAAGAGCAGAGTTGCTTCACAAAGTAGCAGCTCTCTTGAAAGAGCACAAGGTTCCCATTGCAGAGTGCCTTGTCAAAGAGATTGCAAAACCATCAAAGGATGCTGCGACTGAAGTGAGTTCAAATATCCTTTGAATTGTTGGTTTCTTTAGCATGCTGTAACTATTTTGGTGGTATACCGTTTGATTTAAACAGGCGGTAAGGTCTGGAGATTTGGTGTCATACTGTGCTGAAGAAGGGGTTAGGATACTTGGTGAAGGGAAATTTCTGGTATCTGATAGTTTTCCGGGAAATGAGAGGACCAAATATTGCCTCACTGCAAAGGTAATTTGTTTCAGATCATGTATACGCCCACTGTTTTCAGGTTCCACATTTTGACCAAGTGTTGCTTTCATGATAATGAAACTGTCATGATTTCTGTTTTCTTGCTGGCCTATTTTGGTTGAGAACTGAatgcttcaattccatatttctTATTTGGGACATGCAGGTACCTCTTGGGGTCATTTTAGCTATTCCACCCTTCAACTATCCCGTTAATCTTGCTGTTTCAAAAATTGCTCCTGCGCTCATTGCTGGAAATTCTATTGTGCTCAAGCCTCCAACCCAGGTTGGATATAACCCTTGCTGATTCATATAAATCTTCTTTTCATTGCAAAATTAATAGTCAAGTACGCATTTCGTATACCATAGACCATGCCTCTCAGTTATAACTGAATAATGGGACAAGTTTTTCTGGAAACTACTTCCAGGGTGCCGTAGCTGCACTTCACATGGTACACTGCTTTCATTTAGCTGGTTTCCCCAAAGGTCTGATTAGTTGTGTTACTGGAAGAGGTTCGGAGATTGGTGACTTCCTGACAATGCACCCCATGGTCAACTGTATTAGGTATTATCTTAATTACCTTGAGATGATGTCCTCCCTAGATATCATTCTGGAACAGCATATGCTCGTGATAGGAAACAAAGTAATGATCTTGTGGAACTGTATCTGCATTGTCCTGATGTTCTGATTTGTGGATTAAATATATTCTGTTGTTGGTAGTTAAGCACGCTTTCTAGTCGCAAACTAATATAGATACAGATCCAAGTTCCTTTTATTCGCATGTTAATTTTGTCTACCATCATGCATGCATGCCTACTCAGCTTCACTGGTGGAGACACTGGAATTGCAATTTCAAAGAAAGCAGGCATGATACCTCTTCAGATGGAACTGGGTGGAAAGGATGCTTGTATCATACTCGATGATGCAGATTTAGATTTAGCAGCGGCTAACATTGTGAAAGGAGGATTTTCTTACAGGTGAGAGAAATCATTATATGAGTCCTTCCATTTTGATTTTAGGTCGAGTATGGTTGCAATTAGCATGATGTGTTGATATTGAACAATTTCCTTTGTCAATTATCAGTGGTCAAAGGTGCACAGCCGTGAAGGTCGTGTTGGTCATGGAATCTGTGGCTAATGCTCTTGTAGATAAAGTTAAAGCTAAAGTTGCAAAATTGACTGTGGGGCTACCAGAAGATGATTCTGACATCACTCCGGTTGTTACGGAATCCTCTGCTAACTTCATTGAAGGATTAGTCGTGGATGCCAAACAAAAAGGAGCTACATTTTGCCAAGAGTACAGGAGGGAGGGCAACCTTATATGGCCGCTATTATTAGATAATGTTCGTTCTGATATGAGAATAGCATGGGAGGAGCCATTTGGTCCCGTTTTGCCTGTTATAAGGATTACTTCAGTTGAAGAAGGAATTCATCATTGTAATGCTAGCAACTTTGGCCTGCAGGTATAATTCTTAAACCGTATTTTAAATGCATACACTTCCATTTAAAGTTGTTTAAGACTTACGAAGTCAAATACATACTTGGGGGTTGATTGGAATTGCAGGGTTGTGTCTTTACAAGAGATA
The sequence above is drawn from the Gossypium hirsutum isolate 1008001.06 chromosome A05, Gossypium_hirsutum_v2.1, whole genome shotgun sequence genome and encodes:
- the LOC107958996 gene encoding NADP-dependent glyceraldehyde-3-phosphate dehydrogenase; translated protein: MAETGVFAELVDGDGVFKYYSSGEWKKSSSGKSVPIINPTTRQPHFKVQACTQEEVNKLMEEAKTAQKSWAKTPLWKRAELLHKVAALLKEHKVPIAECLVKEIAKPSKDAATEAVRSGDLVSYCAEEGVRILGEGKFLVSDSFPGNERTKYCLTAKVPLGVILAIPPFNYPVNLAVSKIAPALIAGNSIVLKPPTQGAVAALHMVHCFHLAGFPKGLISCVTGRGSEIGDFLTMHPMVNCISFTGGDTGIAISKKAGMIPLQMELGGKDACIILDDADLDLAAANIVKGGFSYSGQRCTAVKVVLVMESVANALVDKVKAKVAKLTVGLPEDDSDITPVVTESSANFIEGLVVDAKQKGATFCQEYRREGNLIWPLLLDNVRSDMRIAWEEPFGPVLPVIRITSVEEGIHHCNASNFGLQGCVFTRDISKAILISDAMETGTVQINSAPARGPDHFPFQGLKDSGIGSQGITNSINMMTKIKTTVINLPTPSYTMG